The following are from one region of the Sandaracinus amylolyticus genome:
- a CDS encoding redoxin domain-containing protein: protein MRSDIVPGAVFPDYELRDHTGARRRLSGLQGSDPMIVVLGRGGYCPKDRRQHESLVELHREIEVGYCRLVTITTDDLLATNELRSGLGAHWPFLSDPERVVQKDLDIAEYTDPMHDPMIPHTLVLAPGLVVHSIYVGYWFFGRPTSEELRHDLRAVLRRCRPDWDITTPELRAAWKRGDRSAFWPYGKTLAQLFAETS from the coding sequence ATGCGGTCCGACATCGTCCCCGGCGCGGTCTTCCCCGACTACGAGCTACGCGATCACACCGGCGCTCGGCGCCGGCTCAGCGGTCTCCAGGGCTCCGATCCGATGATCGTCGTGCTCGGGCGCGGTGGATACTGTCCGAAGGATCGGCGCCAGCACGAGTCGCTCGTGGAGCTCCACCGCGAGATCGAGGTCGGCTATTGCCGGCTCGTCACGATCACGACCGACGATCTCCTCGCGACGAACGAGCTCCGGAGCGGGCTCGGCGCGCACTGGCCCTTCCTCTCGGATCCCGAGCGAGTCGTGCAGAAGGATCTCGACATCGCCGAGTACACCGATCCGATGCACGATCCGATGATCCCGCACACGCTCGTGCTCGCGCCGGGCCTGGTCGTGCACTCGATCTACGTCGGCTATTGGTTCTTCGGCCGACCGACGAGCGAGGAGCTGCGCCACGATCTCCGCGCGGTGCTCCGCCGCTGCCGACCCGACTGGGACATCACGACGCCCGAGCTCCGCGCGGCGTGGAAGCGTGGCGATCGGTCTGCCTTCTGGCCGTACGGCAAGACGCTCGCGCAGCTCTTCGCCGAGACGAGCTGA